One window of Oncorhynchus masou masou isolate Uvic2021 chromosome 28, UVic_Omas_1.1, whole genome shotgun sequence genomic DNA carries:
- the LOC135517932 gene encoding ectonucleoside triphosphate diphosphohydrolase 2-like has product MANQRRYIFAPVALVLFGILAILLLTIPTDDLAEPPECMYGIVLDAGSSHTAMYIYKWPADKQNGTGVVTQHSECHPKGGGISSYVGQQGAAGRSLQVCLDQAMQDIPRARHHLTPVYLGATAGMRLLNISSPVQSAQVLQEVGHKIQSYPFNYQGAAILSGQVEGAYGWVTVNYLLENFIKYGFVGRWLSPGRQTVGALDFGGASTQITFVTKDEVEDESDRVKLRLYGHDYSLYTHSFLCYGRDQVLKRLLAHLVTTQGHTGTVAHPCFPAGYIVTMKLGTLFDSPCTVAQTPSYSYNPQAALSVKGTGDYDHCLGNITEIFSFHSCPFSQCSFDKVFQPNVSGSFMAFSAFFYIHQFLQTTTGIPVTTPAQLEEAAHSICNMSINEMLVLAPDQEPRLQDFCAASVFTKVLFTRGYGFDEISFPHISFQKKAGDASVGWALGYMLSLSSLLPGESVGLRKALKPGAWAALLFLLVLLPATALMYVSLQACRRKKKGSSDTVS; this is encoded by the exons ATGGCCAATCAACGCCGTTATATTTTCGCCCCGGTTGCGCTTGTACTGTTTGGAATACTAGCCATTTTGCTTCTAACTATTCCCACCGATGACTTGGCCGAACCTCCGGAATGTATG TATGGGATAGTCTTGGACGCAGGTTCCTCCCACACAGCTATGTACATCTACAAGTGGCCAGCAGACAAGCAGAACGGCACAGGTGTGGTCACTCAGCACAGTGAATGCCATCCAAAGG GTGGAGGAATCTCTAGCTATGTGGGACAGCAGGGAGCAGCAGGGAGAAGCCTCCAAGTTTGCCTGGACCAAGCCATGCAGGATATCCCCAGAGCCAGGCACCACCTCACACCTGTCTACCTTGGAGCCACCGCTGGCATGAGGCTCCTCAA TATCTCCAGCCCTGTCCAGTCAGCCCAGGTTTTACAGGAAGTGGGTCATAAAATCCAGTCCTATCCATTTAACTACCAGGGGGCAGCCATCTTAAGTGGCCAGGTGGAGGGAGCATACGGCTGGGTCACTGTCAACTATCTCTTGGAGAACTTCATCAAG TATGGCTTTGTGGGCCGTTGGCTGAGCCCGGGCAGACAGACGGTGGGGGCGTTGGACTTTGGTGGGGCGTCGACCCAGATCACCTTTGTGACCAAGGATGAGGTGGAAGATGAGAGTGACAGGGTGAAGCTACGTCTGTATGGCCATGACTACTCCCTGTACACACACAGCTTCCTGTGCTACGGACGAGACCAGGTCCTCAAACGCCTACTGGCTCACCTGGTGACG actcagGGTCACACAGGGACAGTGGCCCATCCGTGCTTCCCTGCAGGCTACATCGTCACCATGAAGCTGGGGACATTGTTTGACTCTCCCTGCACGGTGGCCCAGACACCCAGCTACAGTTACAATCCCCAGGCAGCCCTGTCTGTGAAAGGCACTGGCGATTATGATCACTGCCTGGGCAACATTACTGAGATATTTTCCTTCCACAGCTGCCCCTTCTCCCAGTGCTCATTTGATAAGGTGTTCCAGCCCAATGTCAGTGGCAGCTTCATG GCGTTCTCTGCCTTCTTCTACATTCACCAGTTCctacagactactacaggaaTCCCTGTCACCACCCCTGCCCAACTGGAAGAGGCAGCCCATTCTATCTGTAACATGAGCATCAATGAG ATGTTGGTGCTGGCCCCAGATCAGGAGCCTCGTCTGCAAGACTTCTGTGCTGCCTCTGTGTTCACCAAGGTGCTCTTCACGAGAGGCTATGGCTTTGATGAGATCTCATTTCCCCACATTTCCTTCCAGAAAAAG GCAGGGGATGCCTCTGTGGGCTGGGCCCTGGGCTACATGCTCAGTCTGAGCAGTCTGCTGCCGGGGGAGAGTGTGGGCCTGAGGAAGGCCCTGAAACCTGGAGCCTGGGCTGCCCTGCTCTTCCTCTTAGTCCTTCTCCCCGCCACCGCCCTGATGTATGTTTCCCTCCAAGCCTGCCGCAGGAAGAAGAAAGGAAGCAGTGACACTGTCAGCTAA
- the LOC135517933 gene encoding 14 kDa phosphohistidine phosphatase-like has product MCTQTKAAALIANIPEAEIDPTGVFKYVLIRVHSKEDGDDSSVDIVRGYAWAEYHADIYDKVAEELEKGGHLDCECIGGGRIKHDCQSKKIHVYGYSMGFGKANHAVSTEKLKVRYPKYEITWADEGY; this is encoded by the exons ATGTGTACTCAAACGAAGGCTGCTGCTCTCATTGCGAACATTCCAGAGGCAGAAATCGACCCGACTGGTGTGTTCAAATACGTTCTCATTCGAGTACACAGTAAAGAAGACGGCGACGACTCGAGCGTAGATATTGTACGTGGATATGCCTGGGCCGAATATCATG CTGATATCTATGACAAGGTAGCAGAGGAGCTTGAGAAAGGAGGGCACCTAGATTGTGAATGTATTGGAGGAGGAAGGATTAAGCATGACTGCCAGTCAAAGAAGATCCACGTCTATGGCTACTCTATG GGCTTCGGAAAAGCAAATCACGCTGTTTCCACAGAGAAACTGAAGGTGCGCTACCCGAAATACGAGATCACCTGGGCTGATGAGGGATATTGA